One stretch of Roseimicrobium sp. ORNL1 DNA includes these proteins:
- a CDS encoding VWA domain-containing protein, whose product MTSPATISDTERQRRWRLILGGSAEGACGGLAGDDLEMDKALSALYEPDGGGGLNSGPRRGGTEKSAPKVARWLGDIRKYFPSSVVQVMQQDALDRLGMREMLLQPEMLEAVQPDVHLVASLISLNQAIPAKTKDTARLVVRKVVEDLMRRLEEPMRSAVTGALNRAVRNRRPRLAEIDWNRTIRANMRHYQEEYHTIVPETLIGYGRKAQKTQRDIMLCIDQSGSMAASVVYSSIFGAVMASLPAVKTQLVVFDTAVVDMTEKLDDPVELLFGTQLGGGTDINRAVGYCQSLVAKPQETILVLISDLYEGGVEKNLLQRAAELVQSGVQFITLLALSDEGAPAYDQALAAKLSALGVPSFACTPDKFPQLMAAAIRKEDIALWAAREGMVATRGV is encoded by the coding sequence ATGACTTCCCCTGCCACCATCTCCGACACCGAACGTCAGCGCCGCTGGCGGCTCATCCTCGGCGGCAGCGCGGAAGGCGCGTGCGGCGGCCTGGCGGGCGATGACCTCGAAATGGATAAGGCGCTCTCCGCTCTCTATGAGCCGGACGGTGGAGGTGGATTGAACTCTGGTCCGCGCCGTGGTGGCACGGAAAAGTCCGCACCGAAAGTTGCGCGCTGGCTGGGAGACATCCGGAAGTATTTCCCTTCCAGCGTGGTGCAGGTGATGCAGCAGGATGCGCTCGACCGCCTAGGCATGCGGGAGATGCTGCTCCAGCCGGAAATGCTGGAGGCCGTGCAGCCGGATGTGCATCTGGTGGCCAGCCTCATCTCGCTGAACCAAGCCATCCCAGCGAAGACGAAGGACACCGCACGACTCGTGGTGCGCAAAGTGGTGGAGGATCTCATGCGCCGGCTGGAGGAGCCCATGCGCTCCGCCGTCACCGGCGCGTTGAATCGTGCCGTGCGCAACCGCCGCCCGCGCCTTGCCGAGATCGACTGGAACCGCACCATCCGTGCAAACATGCGGCACTATCAGGAGGAGTATCACACTATCGTCCCGGAGACGCTCATCGGCTATGGCCGCAAGGCGCAGAAGACGCAGCGGGACATCATGCTGTGCATCGACCAGAGCGGCTCCATGGCGGCCTCCGTGGTGTACTCCAGCATCTTCGGCGCGGTCATGGCCTCACTGCCTGCGGTGAAGACGCAGTTGGTAGTCTTCGACACGGCCGTGGTGGATATGACAGAGAAACTGGATGACCCGGTGGAGCTGCTCTTTGGCACCCAGCTCGGCGGAGGCACGGACATCAATCGCGCGGTAGGTTATTGCCAGAGCCTCGTCGCGAAGCCGCAGGAGACCATTCTCGTGCTCATCAGCGACCTCTACGAGGGTGGTGTAGAAAAGAATCTGCTCCAGCGCGCCGCGGAACTGGTGCAGTCTGGCGTGCAGTTCATCACCCTGCTCGCCCTCAGCGATGAAGGCGCTCCAGCGTATGATCAAGCGTTGGCAGCAAAGCTGAGTGCTCTGGGCGTGCCGAGCTTTGCCTGCACCCCAGACAAGTTTCCCCAGCTCATGGCTGCTGCGATACGCAAGGAGGACATTGCGTTGTGGGCTGCACGCGAGGGGATGGTGGCTACGCGTGGAGTGTAA
- a CDS encoding DUF5682 family protein, translating into MGAQTKFFGIRHHGPGCARSLLRALEETSPDCLLIEGPPEAEAVLSLVLDGEMEPPVSLLCYCPEDTSLASFYPFTVFSPEWQAVKYGLAKGIPVRFIDLPQVHDLALRKEDKLAVTMPSPESGPVESETPEAASEDAMPTENAVAGEEKSEDTGEPEMEDPGLDPLDWLGRAAGYDDGESWWNHLVEERRDGDSAGLFAAIQEAMTTVRTDVPRRMTERAARREALREAHMRKCLRAAEKEDFKNIAVVCGAWHVPALATMPAAKADNDLLKGLPKVKVTATWAPWTYGRLTTASGYGAGVLSPGWYEFLWKCDTQDGGARAIGWISKVARLLREEDIDCSSAHVIEAARLAETIAAMSERPHAGLGEINEAIRAVMCMGESGPLALIHRKLVVSERMGRVPPGVPAVPLQQDLEKQQRSLRMKPEAPAKELDLDLRNENDLARSHLLHRLSLLGIKWGEVRGTGRSAKGTFHEVWQLQWQPEFAISIIEASRWGQTIVDAAAALALDKAQNAGSLPELSALVDRVLLANLPQAIAQVTQALENFAAVAGDTSQLLDAIPPLANIFRYGNVRQTDASLVGHVLDGLVSRACIGLSGACASLDDDAAAAMRKRILGAHQAIKLIGKQEHLENWLPALGRIAVLDGSHGLVEGLAARIRFDERADDLELTEQRMSQALSIGHDPAPAAAWLEGFLQQSGMVLLHDDRLWQTVNGWVASLHEEHFTRILPLVRRTFALFPGTERQQLGERAKQRGGGSASTGAAHAAATTDLDWNLERAQKPIPVLRQILGLPSQ; encoded by the coding sequence ATGGGGGCACAAACGAAATTCTTTGGCATCCGACATCACGGCCCCGGCTGTGCTCGCTCGCTCCTGCGTGCGCTTGAGGAGACGTCTCCGGATTGCCTGCTCATTGAGGGACCGCCGGAGGCGGAGGCCGTGCTCAGCCTGGTGCTGGATGGTGAGATGGAACCGCCTGTTTCGCTGCTGTGCTATTGCCCGGAGGATACCTCACTCGCTTCGTTTTATCCCTTCACCGTCTTCTCGCCAGAGTGGCAGGCGGTGAAGTATGGCCTGGCAAAGGGAATTCCGGTGCGCTTTATCGACCTGCCGCAGGTGCATGATCTGGCACTGCGGAAGGAGGACAAGCTTGCTGTGACTATGCCTTCGCCCGAGAGTGGTCCGGTGGAATCGGAAACACCCGAGGCGGCATCGGAAGATGCCATGCCGACAGAGAATGCGGTGGCAGGGGAGGAAAAGAGCGAGGATACCGGGGAACCCGAGATGGAAGACCCGGGACTTGATCCCCTCGACTGGCTGGGACGTGCTGCTGGTTATGATGATGGCGAGTCCTGGTGGAATCACCTCGTGGAAGAGCGTCGTGATGGCGATAGCGCGGGTTTGTTCGCGGCCATCCAAGAAGCGATGACCACCGTGCGCACGGATGTGCCGCGCCGCATGACTGAGCGTGCTGCGCGTCGCGAGGCCCTGCGGGAGGCTCACATGCGCAAGTGCCTGCGTGCCGCGGAGAAGGAGGATTTCAAGAATATCGCGGTGGTATGCGGTGCATGGCACGTGCCTGCACTCGCCACCATGCCTGCGGCGAAGGCGGACAACGATCTGCTCAAGGGACTGCCAAAGGTGAAGGTTACTGCGACCTGGGCACCGTGGACGTATGGTAGGCTCACGACCGCGAGCGGCTATGGTGCCGGTGTGCTCTCTCCAGGTTGGTATGAGTTCCTCTGGAAGTGTGACACTCAGGATGGGGGAGCGCGAGCCATCGGCTGGATCTCGAAGGTGGCGCGTCTTTTGCGCGAGGAGGACATCGATTGCTCCTCCGCGCATGTCATCGAGGCCGCACGACTCGCGGAGACGATTGCTGCCATGAGTGAGCGACCTCATGCGGGCCTGGGTGAAATCAACGAAGCCATCCGCGCGGTGATGTGCATGGGTGAGTCCGGACCGCTGGCGCTGATTCATCGCAAGCTGGTGGTGAGTGAGCGCATGGGGCGTGTGCCACCGGGCGTGCCTGCCGTGCCGCTGCAGCAGGACCTCGAGAAGCAGCAGCGCAGCCTCCGCATGAAGCCCGAGGCGCCAGCGAAGGAGCTCGACCTCGACCTGCGCAATGAAAATGACCTCGCGCGCAGCCACCTGCTGCACCGGCTGAGCCTGCTGGGTATCAAGTGGGGTGAAGTGCGGGGCACGGGCCGCTCTGCGAAGGGCACCTTCCACGAAGTGTGGCAACTGCAATGGCAGCCCGAGTTCGCCATCAGCATCATCGAGGCTAGTCGCTGGGGGCAGACCATTGTGGATGCGGCCGCCGCACTCGCGCTGGACAAGGCGCAGAACGCTGGCTCGCTGCCCGAGCTCTCTGCGCTGGTGGATCGCGTGCTGCTGGCGAATCTGCCGCAGGCGATTGCACAAGTGACGCAGGCATTGGAGAACTTTGCCGCCGTGGCGGGCGATACTTCCCAACTGCTTGATGCCATCCCGCCCCTCGCAAATATCTTCCGCTACGGCAACGTGCGCCAGACCGATGCCTCACTCGTGGGTCACGTGCTGGATGGACTCGTCTCACGCGCCTGCATCGGGCTCAGCGGTGCGTGTGCTTCGCTCGATGATGATGCCGCTGCCGCCATGCGGAAGCGCATTCTCGGTGCGCATCAGGCCATTAAGCTCATCGGCAAGCAGGAGCATCTGGAAAACTGGCTGCCCGCCTTGGGGCGGATTGCCGTGCTCGATGGTTCACACGGCTTGGTGGAAGGGCTCGCCGCGCGCATCCGTTTTGACGAACGTGCCGATGATTTGGAACTCACCGAGCAGCGCATGAGCCAGGCGCTCTCTATCGGCCACGATCCCGCGCCCGCCGCTGCCTGGCTGGAAGGGTTCCTCCAGCAGAGCGGCATGGTCCTGCTCCATGACGACCGCCTCTGGCAAACCGTGAATGGCTGGGTGGCCTCCCTGCACGAGGAGCATTTCACACGCATCCTCCCTCTCGTGCGCCGCACCTTTGCCCTTTTCCCAGGGACCGAGCGTCAGCAGCTTGGCGAGCGCGCGAAGCAGCGTGGCGGTGGGAGTGCCAGCACCGGTGCCGCACATGCCGCTGCCACTACCGACCTAGACTGGAATCTCGAACGCGCCCAGAAACCCATCCCGGTGCTGCGGCAGATTCTCGGTCTCCCTTCCCAGTAA